Proteins from a genomic interval of Microbacterium abyssi:
- a CDS encoding alanine racemase, with translation MPLLIPDPVVGTWAKAFPARAHGRRLSEIADADLRLSEFSTPVMTVHADALEHNERTVLDWAAAAGVVLAPHGKTTMAPALWQRLLDAGAWGITVATPWQASVAIEAGVRRVFIANAVTDAAAAADLGRALIADPDLRIICWVDSTDSVALLASAGIEPRHPLDVLVELGGAGGRTGARTVDEGERIAQAITDAPGLRLTGVGGYEGPFGPDRSAESVQAVDAYLGTIVELHGRLSYPGVARPILTAGGSAFPDRAAAVLAPLGDEAEIVLRSGAFQIHDDGFYSRMSPFGPLTGTAPLRSAMHAWARVVSQPEPGLALLDAGRRDVPFDIDLPVPQSVRGEITALNDQHAFLHLEPGAEAPVGAVVRLGLSHPCTAFDKWRVIPLIDDPDADDPRVIGAVATCF, from the coding sequence ATGCCTCTACTAATTCCGGATCCGGTCGTCGGCACGTGGGCGAAGGCGTTCCCCGCGCGGGCGCACGGCAGGCGCCTGTCCGAGATCGCGGATGCCGATCTGAGGCTCTCGGAGTTCAGCACCCCGGTGATGACCGTGCATGCGGACGCCCTCGAGCACAACGAGCGCACCGTGCTCGACTGGGCCGCAGCCGCCGGGGTCGTGCTCGCGCCGCACGGCAAGACCACGATGGCACCGGCGCTCTGGCAGCGACTGCTGGATGCCGGTGCCTGGGGCATCACGGTCGCCACGCCGTGGCAGGCGTCAGTCGCCATCGAAGCGGGAGTGCGCCGCGTGTTCATCGCGAACGCCGTGACGGATGCCGCGGCCGCCGCCGACCTCGGCAGAGCGCTCATCGCAGACCCCGATCTGCGGATCATCTGCTGGGTCGACTCGACGGATTCCGTCGCTCTGCTCGCGAGCGCGGGCATCGAACCGCGGCATCCGCTCGACGTCCTCGTCGAGCTCGGCGGCGCCGGCGGACGCACCGGCGCGCGAACCGTCGATGAGGGGGAGCGGATCGCACAGGCCATCACCGACGCCCCCGGCCTCCGCTTGACGGGCGTCGGCGGCTACGAGGGCCCGTTCGGGCCCGACCGCAGCGCGGAATCCGTGCAGGCCGTCGACGCGTACCTCGGCACGATCGTCGAACTGCACGGGCGACTGTCCTACCCGGGCGTCGCCCGGCCCATCCTCACCGCGGGCGGTAGCGCGTTCCCCGATCGGGCGGCCGCCGTCCTCGCGCCGCTGGGGGACGAGGCCGAGATCGTGCTGCGATCGGGCGCCTTCCAGATCCACGACGACGGCTTCTACTCGCGGATGTCGCCGTTCGGTCCGCTGACGGGCACCGCGCCGCTGCGCTCGGCCATGCACGCCTGGGCGCGCGTCGTGTCGCAGCCCGAGCCCGGCCTCGCCCTGCTGGACGCCGGCCGTCGCGACGTCCCCTTCGACATCGACCTCCCGGTGCCGCAGTCCGTCCGGGGCGAGATCACCGCGCTGAACGACCAGCACGCGTTCCTGCACCTCGAACCGGGCGCGGAGGCACCAGTGGGCGCGGTCGTGCGCCTCGGACTCTCGCACCCCTGCACGGCGTTCGACAAATGGCGCGTCATCCCGCTGATCGACGACCCCGATGCCGACGACCCGCGCGTGATCGGTGCGGTGGCGACATGCTTCTGA
- a CDS encoding RidA family protein, with product MSTKTRVTTDAAPAPAHTFSQGVRKGPFVQVSGQGPVDPSSGEYLFEGDVAAQTTRTLENVKAIVEASGATFDDVVMLRVYLTQRSDFAAMNDAYGEFVTAHTPSGVLPSRTTVFTGLPREEMLVEIDGIAIVEG from the coding sequence ATGAGCACGAAGACCCGAGTCACGACAGACGCCGCACCGGCACCCGCCCACACCTTCTCGCAGGGAGTCCGCAAGGGCCCGTTCGTCCAGGTGTCCGGCCAGGGCCCGGTCGATCCGTCGAGCGGCGAGTACCTCTTCGAGGGCGACGTCGCCGCCCAGACCACGCGCACCCTGGAGAACGTCAAGGCGATCGTCGAGGCCTCGGGCGCGACCTTCGATGACGTCGTCATGCTGCGCGTCTACCTCACGCAGCGCTCGGACTTCGCGGCGATGAACGACGCGTACGGCGAGTTCGTCACAGCGCACACGCCCAGCGGCGTGCTGCCCTCGCGCACCACAGTGTTCACCGGCCTCCCCCGCGAGGAGATGCTCGTGGAGATCGACGGGATCGCGATCGTCGAAGGCTGA
- a CDS encoding L,D-transpeptidase family protein, with amino-acid sequence MTDLVAAPGADTAQTTIITGTLPPNDGDRPLAWAPYEPAPKKRRTGLWVGLGVGALLIAAGAASMVLIAPGTTIAGIPVGGLTPGAAADAVSSRLADVEIAFTDASGDPSVTGADLGASVDAVALANEAFAEHPMWNLGAWMPEPIAADITLDTEVAHDKLRSLLPTTYEDAVDAGVVFDAASKSYVTTPAESGTGVDLDALIGSIAATITGGGDVVTYSGAPAEAPAAVSDAEATTVADQLNTMLGSLGFYVGEERTVPVGPAVAATWLEVVDDDGELRITADETAIQETVDKLPGLVNREPVDAEVVVNSGGDVLSEVTAGVNGRELGDVSQAASEFAEQLQNGDAAYALEVTEPEFATTTLHRYIDLNLSNQRAVLYQNGNVVHSWAISSGLPATPTPTGNFTVFAHTRIQDMVGRDYVTEDVPFNTWFAPDIAFHGAYWHNNFGTQMSHGCVNMPVWQAEYVYNWAPVGTEVSVHW; translated from the coding sequence GTGACCGATCTTGTTGCAGCACCGGGTGCAGACACGGCCCAGACCACCATCATCACAGGGACTCTGCCACCGAACGACGGTGACAGACCGCTGGCGTGGGCACCGTACGAACCCGCTCCGAAGAAGCGTCGGACCGGCCTCTGGGTAGGCCTGGGCGTCGGGGCGCTGCTCATCGCCGCCGGTGCGGCATCGATGGTTCTGATCGCGCCGGGCACCACCATCGCCGGCATCCCCGTCGGCGGGCTCACGCCCGGGGCCGCCGCCGATGCCGTCAGCTCCCGTCTCGCTGACGTGGAGATCGCGTTCACAGACGCCAGCGGCGACCCCTCCGTCACCGGCGCTGACCTGGGCGCATCCGTCGACGCCGTGGCGCTGGCGAATGAGGCGTTCGCCGAGCACCCGATGTGGAACCTCGGCGCGTGGATGCCCGAGCCGATCGCCGCCGACATCACACTCGACACCGAGGTCGCCCACGACAAGCTCCGCTCGCTGCTGCCTACGACCTACGAGGATGCCGTCGACGCCGGCGTCGTCTTCGACGCCGCTTCCAAGTCGTACGTGACCACTCCGGCCGAATCCGGCACCGGCGTCGATCTCGACGCTCTGATCGGCTCGATCGCTGCGACGATCACCGGGGGCGGCGACGTCGTGACCTACTCCGGTGCTCCGGCTGAAGCCCCGGCCGCCGTCAGCGATGCCGAGGCGACGACCGTCGCCGACCAGCTGAACACCATGCTCGGCTCCCTCGGGTTCTACGTGGGCGAGGAGCGCACGGTGCCGGTGGGACCCGCTGTCGCTGCGACCTGGCTCGAGGTCGTCGACGATGATGGCGAGCTGCGCATCACGGCCGACGAGACCGCGATCCAGGAGACAGTCGACAAGCTGCCCGGGCTCGTGAACCGCGAACCCGTGGACGCCGAGGTCGTCGTCAACTCCGGCGGCGACGTGCTCAGCGAGGTCACCGCCGGAGTCAACGGCCGCGAGCTCGGCGATGTCAGCCAGGCCGCATCGGAGTTCGCGGAGCAGCTGCAGAACGGCGACGCGGCCTACGCGCTCGAGGTGACGGAGCCCGAGTTCGCCACGACGACGCTGCACCGTTACATCGACCTGAACCTCAGCAACCAGCGCGCGGTCCTGTACCAGAACGGCAACGTGGTGCACTCCTGGGCGATCTCGTCGGGCCTGCCGGCCACGCCGACCCCCACGGGCAACTTCACCGTGTTCGCGCACACCCGCATCCAGGACATGGTCGGCCGCGACTACGTCACCGAGGACGTGCCGTTCAACACCTGGTTCGCGCCGGACATCGCCTTCCACGGCGCCTACTGGCACAACAACTTCGGCACCCAGATGAGCCACGGCTGCGTGAACATGCCGGTGTGGCAGGCCGAGTACGTCTACAACTGGGCCCCCGTTGGCACCGAGGTCTCCGTCCACTGGTGA